aaatatccatctgtctgtgataaaataactcgaaaatgtcttgagctagatggttgaaaatTGGTATATGCAAACCAAATGCGtagatttctattacattttaagtaaaatttgtacAGAGAAATCCCATCTGTTTTGTTTGAATATATGttaactcaataattacaaaatgaagagagcttgATAGATGAGATttgcagatttaatatctatagtgtagatgcctgtcaaattttgagccaaactgGGTTAATTGTCTGTAacatgaatacaataattcaaaaaaataatgacataaatatataaatttcgtatgggattttgtgactacaagtactgttttgtgtcacatttttgtttcagccgattgagaaaaatgtatttaaaacaaaaattcgatttatggATACAAATGTGCATGCCAGAGATAAATCATGAAGGATTACATgataaatcagtaaaaatgctaaattcgtaccaaaggttaatattttataactattgtacgctaatgacATGCTAGATGTTCTCTGGCGTGAAGAGAGTacacaagaaagttttgggaagattgATCCCgctgtttttctctttatttatttttctttttgattatttttgatggCTATTGTGTTAAAATgtgtgttttgaaatattttaaaaattgatgtgaAAAGGTATGcatgaattttgattttgttaaatttaaaaattgcatcctGTATTATTAGGCATATCATAATGTTTGCTGGACATTTATTGACTAAATGGCTGAATCTTGACTTTAAAGTATAAGGACACATGTTTGAGATTCAATTCCATCTGATTCATATCGAATCCATCCCAATCAAATTGTCTCCCTCAGTATGGTGCAGAAATTCGGTGACGTGGGACCTTCTTGGGTGTCCTCATTATCTGactatgattcaaaattacaaatctgTCTTGACATTGTGCAtctataaaatgagatttttatataacttACCATAAATTTGTATCCTATATTAGGtttaagtatttttgatttttttccgcTTGGTTTAATTCATTTGATAGTCAAAACTTGCAGGCAAATGTATTTTGACTAATGCTTTATTAAATCTGCAATAATTGATAATGATAtaagtaaaattgattttaatactgGAATCAAAATTGATAAAGAAAGTTTAATACTGAGatctatccatttttttttcatttaaaaatgaaaagtacttAACTAGGTACATGCTCTccctataaaataaataaataaataatattaacattaatttttatttcaaaatgttattcgaAGAATGCTTTACCCTGTGAGAAATTTGAAAATGGCCTGGTCATGTTTTTTAGTCGTCTATGGGATTTGAAAGAGGTTACTGAATCGAATATTCCTGTAGCCATTATAAGGGCCActgtgacctggtggtaaggtcctgCCTTCGGAACCAGGGGGCTTCAGGTTGAGATCTATTTCACtaaagaactgtcgtgtaagccgGTCTGGTGCAAGTTAAGTCCGTCCAAACCAAACGTccacccactggtgtggtgtggaagttgagagaggaggtgccagctcaggagtCATCTGATGGTGATTCAAAATGACGACATCCGTCCTGAaaaagccctagtgttgctttaagaaCAGGactctaatataattaaaagtaaactaaAACCTGTAgccattataaatgtttttagatGTTCTACTTTTACACTTATATTTACCACTTTCAATCAGTTTGTATCTAATAGCTTCATGAGTGCATCTAATTTACTTTTGTATGGTTTTTCAGGTTGGCAGGAAAAATATCCTGACAATCCTCTCTTTCAACCATCTGAGATGCTGAAGAAGCTTGTTAGTGAAGGAAAGCTCGGAATGAAAACTGGAGAGGGATTTTATAAGCACCAAAAGTAATCGCTGAGTTCTTATGCAGCTGTGTATAACCTATTATCAAAGTACTGGCCTTCAAAGGGGAATTTCTGCACTATTGAACAGCATGTTATATTCTCGTAATTGATCATGAATAATTGTGTACCTGATTGttgtgaaattatttgtaatgacttcaaatatatatataattgggaGATTTCAATGTTTTTACAGTGCCTTGATAGCGAATCGAaagccaaataaaatattttttattctttttcattactAAGGTTTAATTGGTTTAAATATATTCAgactaatgagaaaaaaaaaatagtgtttattcTTGCTTtgtaaaagaataattcataattttaattgatattatttaagtaGATAACAGTTTAAATGAGAAACCATATTTATGGTGAAGAATACAATGCATGTTTATTGTATCTCTTTAGAAACAATCATgaaattacacaaattttaatttagatataattttaataatacagaatATTGATAACCAGGTTTTACCCCTCCAGGTGGCTAATTACTCTGAGTATggcttctttaaaatttatctcaatttGACAAaagattacttcaaaaaaatatcaacattatgCAAGAGAGAGTTCAAAATAGAAACTATGTTTTTCAATCCCCTTCCTTCCCAGCTTTGGAGGGGAGGGGCATTTAGCACAGTGGGGAGAATGGGTTTCTTATCAATCTGGTTTTCTTATTGACTGACTGCATAACTGCATATTAGCAATATGCAGTTCCAGACTAAACTTTAATCCGAATTCGTTTTTCGAAAAACTGCCCCATCTTGGaaaggggaaaaatattttctattagagtttttaatttttcaaactaaaggttttaagattttttataattaaattgattataaaagatttttctttatttcaacattttttcaaaagacaCCTTATATTATAAGttgtcttttaattaataatattacgtaaaaacaaagaaaaacatttagaaatataaatgcgTTAAAATTTACAGATGCGTAGATTTAcactttttctgcaaaatttaaaagtagtatttaatgcaaataaatttttttcaaatgcattattaattttcaaaatctgtgtctcctatattttatttttcttttctggagaattaatttaaaatatcttttccactaaaaagttaaaattttatatcttaatgatAAAACCTCACCAATTTGTGcctttatcattttataaagaagGATATGCCTcgatcattatttttcaaacattaaattatatatatatatatatatatatattcaagccTTCGAATGCAGACATTTGTATATAAGCTTGAGAATATCATTTAAGGGTaggaattttttactaaatttatagaaaatttcaaactgaTAGAATCAATTTTTAGTGAGATATGTCGCGATATTTCAGTTGCagctgttttctttatttattttatactagccgcctttggcgaccagccggttcgccaatcttaatgttcgtttaaattttaataattaaatattttacgcaactcctactttaatagattcttcatcaaaatattttaaaacttcaaattttgatagtcatataattccctcataatattataaaggccttcaattataacgtaatatgtatctctctaattttctgttagctcctgtagaatttatgctttaaattaaagtgaaaagaattaatctgcaattgatatgataatattttttactgaaacaaagaatttttttataatatgattactgataacagagtcactgagcgtttaaactttatgggcactaaagaatatctttcttaatttatgtaatatctcaagaatttgtcaacaaaattttctcagattcgtcatgaacagatcgattaattaacaacgtttagtttcaaatgcatcaaacactaagaaaataaaatgaatcgtttaaaataatcggtcgaaaacaggtttaaaaaaactacttaaaaaacgatgtacttaaaactataagcatatacaaaaaatatataactaacataagtacaatttaattacaaaagcatgcaactaacctaaaaataatttaaatcaagaatcatccgttgattatattgtcaacaatcagaacacaatgcgcatgcgtgaattttcaccgccagttacggtaacgcaaatgcgtgaatttttctacgtcggttggggtaacgctatgcagattagaaatttttaatttcctttattctgttttattttaattcaaaagtacttcagaatgaatctgaaagatcgattcattaacgatgtttaattttaaatgcatcaaacattaagaaaataaacagaatcgtttgaaataatcggccaaaaaatcttaagcctagcctcattagtgtgggggaaaaaaactgaagctttactcatttggcggtggtgaaaataaagattttttttggcgggaaagttagtttctaattaataattaaaattccaattaaaaattcaaaaaagagaccccaggtgcacatcccctacctctaaggtatacatgtaaaatttggtaactgtaggtcaaacggtctggcctgtagagcgcacacattgagttttatataagtatagatttaaaaagATAGCCAAAGTCATCTAAATTTTGCCATGAAATAACGCAAAACGCTTTTGTAAACATAATAGTTGATTGATATTtgattatattgttacaaatttgtaattttgctactcggccatgaatagtgtcatcgtgagaaagaccgttgtaagatctgtgctgagcagctgccgcgtaaatgacctgagagcttggtgaccatttggcgacttggcggcgagtttggcgactagatggatactactggaaagttcgagaactttcgcgatccatccactaagacccaagatacagccaggtacgccctgattgtgagattccagccccgcctcccggaactataaaagacgggaactCTGAAGCGACGAGGtggtcgtgtgtatcggaagaagttgtgtggatcgtcaaaagttgtgtgtgtgagagaggagtcggagtcgccgacaaatgagagaaattagaggatgagatagcaagcaagctgctaaacttacaattaaatgcgctgagtaattacaattgagtggcggtatttgttgtagaagaaaatattttgtaacaatatatatatatagttttgtttCATTAAAGATTTTGCCTTAACATCTCTGTTTAGAACcatttttagtaagaaaatgcTTTAGCAGAATCTACGTTTAGAATCCTTTTGATAGAATAGCAAATATCAGAATTAACATATAGatgcatcttttttaaattatgattgccAGAAAGTGTATGAATTGAATGTTGCAAATGAAATGGtttcatatttttcacatttctcAATGAAACCAAGGCGAAACAGAATATAAACCGAAATTTATGCTATTGGGAATGATGTCTAGTGCATGATTGTAccaattaagaaattttcaaatttgtcttttactaatttttatctaaaattattgtgctgattctttatataattttttttaatcgtttgctAATTCAAAGAATCTTATCTAAAAGAAGTTAAAGTacctttattagaataatttccttatatttagatatcatttgtttaatttatattttgttcaaaatccaCAGCATATTTGTGTGCATCATAAATCATGTATAGAATACAATCCagtataaatctgaaattaaatttaaaaaagcgataaaagtttaaattgcaattagaattttgtttcaattatctCACTATCTCTAGTTTTTCATGTTTCTTGAAAATCAAACACTAAAatataagacttttttttctttttcagaattaattttcaaaaaaattttgaaactcttaCTATGACACTACTTGATAttgtagaaaacaatttttagaatcgattttttcccccttttttcgGATTCCTACTGATAAAAAAGtatgtattgttacaaacctgtaaagttgcttcccagcacgattaGTTGAATCACAGGAATGATCGTTTTGCCATCAGTCctgtgggtgctgatcgggtgtcgcgtcagtaatcttagagcttggcgaccatttggtgactttagcgacaaaataaatattactggaaacttcgagaattttagcgatacatccaataggaaccaagatacTCCTAATGACGATAAAAAGTGGATTttgtattagggtgtcccaaaagtttctttctcatagCGCTATGAATGGAATTATTTGCTTTGCTTGTGCAAatatgcaggcttatctatttgccgtctatgtcatcggtttcagtcgtaccagTGCTCTACTAcaccccaaaaaagttcttttgtccatttggcggaattggaaaggcgtaattatctacgagctccttcctcaaggtgaagcaataaattctacgaaatactgtcattcaactggatcaattgagttgtttttcatcatgataaCGTGAGACCACATATTGCGTTAgccgtaagagagaagctcttacagtttgattgggacgTTTTACCGTATACAattccagatctcgctccatctttttattaattctttctgcccttaaaaaattctcttcgtgCTAAGCGATTTAAATCCATCAGGATTATTTCTTGCCCAAAACAACGGAAAGAAGGCATAAtaaggcttcctgagagatggaagaaggtaatataGCAAACgtattcttatataacaaaataaataaatcttaaactgtaaatattgtaattcatttcatattataaataagaagGAATGTTATGGGACACCCTACTATGATAATCGAAAACGATTAAGCAATTAAGTAGATAAGAATACACCCCCAAAACACACCCCATAAgccgaaatttcattaaaaaaaattttaaaagaaaaagattatggTTACCATATGGTGGAATGCCGAAGGAGTGATCAATTATTCTTTCCCACAACCAGGCGAAACCATAACAGCAGAGTCCTATTACCATGAAATTGGTGTCAAGCAtgaaaaacttatgaaaaaaccAGCATTGTTCAATCCAAAAGACGCAATATTACTGCAACGCACGCCCACATAAAGTTTCAATCACTGTTGACAAATTAACTTCTctacaatatgaaattttaccACATCCACCATATTCACAGACCGATTATTATCTTTTAcgtaattatgaattatttttaggagaaagaaatacaataaccaaaatgatattataaaagacttgaaattgtttatttactctaaaaatgaaaaaaaaaaatgaaaaaggcatatatatgcttttttgaaaataaaccaaTACCACTTCCTACATATATGTAGGAAGTGATATTGGCTGTAAACTTCTTTCAAAGATGGTGATTAGTTAAAGTGTTTAATTGGTTTCGATTATAAGATATGGCGATGCCAATCATGTCAAGTCGGATCTGGCTTGGTTATCGCATCCAATAGGAGTTCGCGCGCGTACGAAGTCAGACGCCTAAGAGGCTTCtaaatagagatgcataatccatgattttttgaataagaaataattttgctactgttgtttttaaatatttgttccaaatatctgttatttcaatcatattattaattaaaaattattacttagtattaaatataaaatttattaattgtaattaatacttaatttattaatttaagtaacgtgtaattgaattaatttatctattttaattcacttcttaattttttttcaaaactatttatttaatttctttattggaataaaccattttctgaaaaatgtgaattaaatatatgagccgtttattttgaaagaggggcaagttcatttttgaaaaaaatggagataatggtagtatagataaaacttttataactaaataatttaaagtaaaaaaaaaaaaaaaaaaaaaaacaaaacagattctagtattttggagaagGAGGTTTTAGcccttaacagtattgaaaatctgtttattttgaaagtggtgcaagtccatcttagattgaaattatttttggcggaatatattacggcaaaattaaTCTCCGGTTGCtgcatggtgaagcaaatgtggccgtttgatagCATGTCTGAAATCTACGGTGTTTctattgtaaagtctcgatccaataacaggtagcgttatgatcaaattctttatttacagctttattacataaaaacaactctttctcatctaggttaaatgaatgatgctatttatagcacgaaatttaaacaagaatagttcctcgcacaaatttggagaaaacgccttcacaagaacagctaacaggcggttggcgtctcaggctactgcagggttagctctaggaatccaccgaatttccttcgggttgaatttttctcagaagtccacttcataccaagctcctctctctctcttcttccgaaaaatctcaccttttatctttctctcagactccacctttcctgcccactccctgttacccaatcaccgttcagaacaacctgaatcgtctctggtcgcccgtgagaaatgtccattgatgatccaccctccacaatgggaaaaatgaaggacatctggacatctggagtgtttgacactctcgcctttcgaagacacgatttatttccctgagaaacgcacgtgtggttccttatctggattagcactaattggccagacgaccgtacttaaaaggagggtcttccatttggcaatctggaggcacttaacactgtgggagtttcgttgatgaagaatggcccggaatgtaaattatcgagtgtgggaaaaaggaatgtcacagtggtcacccagggaagaagctgaatcattacaactCTCCCCCTCCCCTTTGAAAGGGGACTTTTGTCCAGTCTTGGACGAAAGTCACTACCGGGTCGTGGAACCAACTATCCCTTCTTAGAGGcaattatacaatacaaatacatttaaaaaacaatttacattaaaacactatttacacattaaaataccGCTTACACATTAAAATGTATCactagattttcctttttttaaaggtcACAGCGGCTCAAACCATCAGCATTCTGGTGCTTACTGCCCGGTTTATGTGGGACAGTATAGTTGTATGGTTGTAAAGCCAATGACCATCTCATCAATCTAGGGTTGTTACTCGCATTGGTTTTTAGCCAAACTAACGGATTGTGGTAACGGAAAAACGGAGTGAAGTGCTGGCCATCCAAGTAAAATTTAAGCTTCTTTATGGCGTATACTATACTAGCACACTCTTTTCCAGTAGTGCTATATTTCTTTTCCGCGTCTGAAAATTTCTTACTTAGATATAAAATAGGATGTTCCTTGCCTTCGGAATCTAATTGAGACATTACAACTCCCATCCGACGCATCAGTTTggactataaatttttttgtataatcaggGGCATGCAAAACTggtttttttttgtcaaactcatttttaattcttggaaTGCTTGTTCGCATTCGGGCGTCCATCTAATCTGCTCTTTCGTCATCCTACCTTTCAATGCGTTGGTTAAAGGTGCGGCTATGACAGAAAATTTTTCCACATAGTGTGCGTAATAACCCGTTAGCCCAAGGAAAGCTCGTATCTGAATTTTtgttttgggggtaggaaaatcTATCACTGCTTTGATTTTTGCTTCGGCTGGTGTTCGAACGCCATCTCCTACCATATCTCCTAAATATTTCGTCCGGCTCTGTGCTAGCTGACATTTTGATGGTTTCACGGTTAGATTTGCCGCTCCTATTCTTTTAAGAACCTCGTCAACATGTTTCAAGTGTTCTTCCCATGTTTCGGAATAGATCGCAATATCGTCTAAGTAAGGTACTGCATACCTCTCACAATTCCCTAATATCTCAGCCATcatcttactaaaaaaatatggcgCATTCACCAATCCAAATGGCATTCTTAGAGGGAGATACGTCCCGAAATTAGTTACGAACGCTTCTAACCGACTTGCGTTCTTCGTCATTGGAATTTGCCAGTAGCCCTTCGCTAGATCTAGTACCGTAATAAATTTTGCGGCGGAGACTCTTTCTACTCGCTTTTCTAAATTTGGCAAGGGGAAGTACTCAGTTTTAATTACACTATTTAATTTGCGGTAATCAATACAAAGTCTTGGGGCTTTTCCCGGTGCCTCTACTAACAGCATTGGTGATGTATAGTCTGATTGTCCCATTTCAATTACTTTCAGATCTAACATCTGCTTTATTTCCGATTTCAAAATTTCGGCTTGGCGTTGCGATGTGCGATATGGCTTCGACCGAACAGGCTGATTACTGATCAGTTCTATATCGTGCTCAACTAGATGTGTTTTTCCCggcttatttgaaaaaactgttttatgtttatgtaaCAACTCTTTGAGTTCCCCAATCTGCTCCGTCGTTAACCTCTCTTCTAAGTTGCTACTTCGAGATATTTCCTCGAAATCGTACACGTTTACGTCTCCCGTCGGGTATGCGATCTCTAAATCATTTTCCGTCTCCACATTCACTTTTTCCTCGTGGAACACTAGATTCACCTCCGCCAATCTTTTATGGTAAGGTTTCAACAGATTAACATGAAAAATTTGGGGCTTGGCCTCCTTTCCTGTCATTTTCACTATATAGTTCGTTTCCGACAATTGAGATTAAATTTCGCCTGGCCCTATCCACTGTACTGATAGTTTATTCGGCATAGATGCTGCGAGCACCAACACTTGATCACCGGATTTATATTGGCGATGGCCAGCATTTTTGTCATACCATAATTTTCTCTTATCTCGCGTCTCCAACATCCTGGTTACTGCTATATCCTGACAACGTCTCATGCGGTTTATTAAGTCGTACATGTATTTGGGTACCGCCGTTTCGTTTTCTTTCGGTGCTACCCAGTGCTCGTATAACAGCATTTCTGGAGTCCTTAGGTTTTTTCCGTGAACCAACTCAGCGGGGCTAAATCCTGTGCTCTCGTGAGTAACCGTTCTCAAAGCTAACAGAGTTGCTGGAAGATTTTTCTCCCAATCCTTTCCTGACTCTAAACATAGTACCTTTAGAAGTCGCTTAATGGTTTTGTGGAAACGCTCTACCGGGTTTGTCTGGGGATGCCGCACAGATGAATGAGTGACTTTTATTCCGAACTGATCAAAAAATTCTGTGGTTAAATAGCTAGTGAACGACGTACCCCAATCACACTGTATCTCACGGGGAAACCCCATTCTACTAAAAACGTTTAACATAGCATTCATCACTGTGATTGACGTAAGGTCTTCTATAGGGATTGCATCCGGATATTTTGAAGACATACACATCGCCGTTAACAAATATCGATTGTTTTTCTCACTAATGGGTAATGATCCTatgcaatcaatatttaatttgctaaaaatttccgATATAACGGGAACTAATTTGAGAGGGGCCTTTGTCTTCTCCCTCGGTTTACCGATTCGTTGACAAGGATCACACGAGCGAACGTAATTCTCGATATCCTTTACACAATTtggccaaaaataatattttagggccCTATCTTTCGTTTTAGTTACCCCCAGACGTGCCGACGTCGACTCGTGGCACATCTCTAATATTGCCGGTCTGAATTTTTTCGGCACAATTAATTGAGATCTCGGGTTCCCTAAATGATCTTTTGTTACCCTAAAAAACAAtcccttttcctttttaaatccatcATGTCCTTTGTTAACGCGTTCCCTACATTCTTCCAAGGTTCCGCAGTCCATTTGAGCCTTTGAAAATTCTTCTTGAGTTATCTTGAACGGAGTGAATAAATCTTCAGCTCCTTCCCCTATCTCAATGGGTGGTAACGATTCTTCTCTCAGTTGCATTTCAGGTTCTATCTCATTCTTCCCTCCTGTCCCGCTTTCTATTCTCCTTGCTTTTCCATCCCCTTTCgcgttttcccccttcttttgtgAACGAGTAGTGACAGCATTCACAGTGGCAATACTGATACGTTTGTTAAGTAACTCGGCCGTTGCGTTACTAAGAAGGTAAATTCCTTGATCGAGAGATGAATCGACAATAGCGGCCTTTGTGACGACCTCCCCGAACTCTGGGCTAGTGAGCTTTACACGTGCCAGAGGCAAACACCTCAAATCTAAGTCCAATGGTTGTTTGACCTAAATTACCTCACCGGTAAAATCTGCATTACTGACGTAATTTCGTGTAACGATATCTACGCTGGCGCCTGAATCccggagaattttaatttccgatcCATTAACGGATCCTTCACTTATATAGggagcaaataattcattttcgtgcGCGCTTCCTACGTGATTTATCTGCTCTGTCGGTTGATTCCTTTTTAATTGAGGGTAGTTTGGCCTTAAATGCGTCGTAGACAGGCATTCATAACATTGTAATTGTTTCCGCTGATCAaaattgtctcccctccaattccttTGTGGGGCTAAATTCCTCCACGATTTATTCTCATTGGGTTTAGCGTTTGCCATTCTTTCCGTAGCTTTATACTTCTCTTCTTTTTTAGGCGAAAACGGTCTGTTTCTCTCAACCATTTTTCTTTCGGGGAATTTCACAAAGTTGGATTTCGTCCGCACCGATTCGTAGTGGTCCAGTTTCTCGGCTAGAACAAAAGGATCCACGAACTCCGACCATACGTCTAGAAAATGGTCTCTTATCTGGCTCGGGACGCGTTTTTTTATCTGGT
The Argiope bruennichi chromosome 6, qqArgBrue1.1, whole genome shotgun sequence DNA segment above includes these coding regions:
- the LOC129971885 gene encoding uncharacterized protein LOC129971885 yields the protein MVYRVYSHATDHPSRFAGFYPTLGTIIQGIQGRFTGIYPTPVTIIQGLRETSTLEKMHHILKESRWPGGKIPASEPEGFKFETRFHIKTIRALKIDLFSLAEELGIETDPSNKVVDLIRKIKEFPDIDLDFVKDRYEVIVEERKTEKERVEAELQAERQREREFELERLRISNSSEINSSHSSRNENSRPRRDIKHLMPKFDSNQTDMSIYLTLLERQFKTAEIDEAEWVYQLLSLLPLNLAHIIAKEPEDKAQDYEHIKQVLLERFKIKTETYRQRFVSHQKKPNALWKELIFDLEHFLDGWLSGSGVTDFTGLKKLLITDQIKKRVPSQIRDHFLDVWSEFVDPFVLAEKLDHYESVRTKSNFVKFPERKMVERNRPFSPKKEEKYKATERMANAKPNENKSWRNLAPQRNWRGDNFDQRKQLQCYECLSTTHLRPNYPQLKRNQPTEQINHVGSAHENELFAPYISEGSVNGSEIKILRDSGASVDIVTRNYVSNADFTGELTSPEFGEVVTKAAIVDSSLDQGIYLLSNATAELLNKRISIATVNAVTTRSQKKGENAKGDGKARRIESGTGGKNEIEPEMQLREESLPPIEIGEGAEDLFTPFKITQEEFSKAQMDCGTLEECRERVNKGHDGFKKEKGLFFRVTKDHLGNPRSQLIVPKKFRPAILEMCHESTSARLGVTKTKDRALKYYFWPNCVKDIENYVRSCDPCQRIGKPREKTKAPLKLVPVISEIFSKLNIDCIGSLPISEKNNRYLLTAMCMSSKYPDAIPIEDLTSITVMNAMLNVFSRMGFPREIQCDWGTSFTSYLTTEFFDQFGIKVTHSSVRHPQTNPVERFHKTIKRLLKVLCLESGKDWEKNLPATLLALRTVTHESTGFSPAELVHGKNLRTPEMLLYEHWVAPKENETAVPKYMYDLINRMRRCQDIAVTRMLETRDKRKLWYDKNAGHRQYKSGDQVLVLAASMPNKLSVQWIGPGEI